A genome region from Nitrospira sp. includes the following:
- a CDS encoding prolyl oligopeptidase family serine peptidase — translation MYGLFIFLVFVWSMAPGRAESGAAAPPTEAFSSLPRIASIQLSPSGRHLAVLRHYEGKTSLETQTLTGEESHRAVITDDQESLITWFRWVNDERLLVSIQFATTRDTIDSVETRLMAVNRDGTQQTPNLFKQAPFLSIFGKKHFPQMQDRIVGLIPGDSRHVLIALDLERQYSPDVYKVDVYSGERQSVQVNPGLQPGPHTISQWIADGQGHVRAGAGQFQTMVHVIVKQPESSLWRDLAQYDLAKETGLVPLGFDADPAWLYVRDQHQGKAAIFKVNVVDRRVDRILVAADAKHDLTGELVYVPGRKNVVGVRYSAADERVLFWDFDAQRLQARIDRAIPGRVNVIHSSSDGGRLHIVKSSSVAHPPQWSLFDEQDGRMLAIGKAYPGLEGTVLATSRETFLTARDGKEFSAFLTVPNDRAPRELPLILFPHGGPASHGRDWFNYWTQWFVSRGWAVLAPRFRGTEGYGDEFLRTAFQRWGLEMQDDVTDAVQWAIRSGLASAHRICIVGSGYGGYAALMGVVKTPDLYRCAVSLGGVTDLPQVVSNSRWYLNQKPAAGLRSGSWWSDRERLRDTSPVAHAKEIRTPLLLMHGAMDRAVPVSQGRDMAEALKAANVTTARYVELPFADQVLRREPDRIGVFKELEQFLTSHLD, via the coding sequence ATGTACGGACTTTTCATTTTTTTGGTGTTTGTCTGGAGCATGGCACCGGGCCGTGCCGAGTCCGGTGCGGCTGCTCCGCCTACTGAGGCCTTCTCCTCACTCCCTCGCATCGCCTCCATCCAACTCTCTCCATCGGGCCGGCACCTCGCGGTGCTTCGCCACTACGAGGGAAAGACCTCCCTGGAGACTCAGACCCTTACCGGGGAGGAGTCTCATCGCGCCGTCATCACCGACGATCAGGAATCTCTGATTACCTGGTTTCGTTGGGTCAACGACGAGCGGCTGCTGGTCAGTATTCAATTTGCCACCACGCGCGACACGATCGATTCCGTCGAAACCAGACTGATGGCGGTCAACCGGGACGGGACGCAGCAGACGCCCAACCTGTTCAAACAGGCACCCTTTCTCTCCATCTTCGGAAAGAAGCATTTTCCGCAGATGCAGGATCGTATCGTGGGCCTCATTCCGGGTGATTCCAGGCATGTCCTGATTGCGCTCGACCTGGAGCGTCAGTACTCTCCAGATGTCTATAAGGTGGATGTCTATTCCGGAGAGCGGCAGTCGGTGCAGGTGAATCCAGGATTGCAGCCCGGCCCCCATACCATTTCGCAGTGGATCGCCGATGGTCAGGGGCACGTGCGGGCCGGAGCCGGTCAATTTCAGACCATGGTGCATGTCATTGTGAAGCAGCCGGAGTCCAGCTTGTGGCGAGACCTGGCGCAATACGATCTGGCGAAAGAAACCGGTCTGGTCCCCTTGGGATTCGATGCCGATCCTGCCTGGCTGTACGTGAGAGACCAGCATCAGGGCAAGGCTGCTATCTTCAAGGTCAACGTCGTCGATCGTCGCGTGGACCGGATTCTCGTCGCCGCCGATGCGAAGCATGATCTGACCGGTGAGTTGGTGTATGTGCCGGGACGCAAGAACGTGGTCGGGGTTCGGTACAGCGCGGCGGACGAGCGGGTGCTCTTCTGGGACTTCGATGCGCAGCGGCTACAGGCCCGCATCGATCGGGCGATCCCGGGGCGTGTCAATGTGATTCATAGCAGCAGCGACGGCGGGCGGCTTCACATCGTGAAATCGAGCAGTGTGGCGCATCCTCCGCAGTGGTCTCTCTTCGACGAGCAGGACGGTCGGATGCTGGCGATCGGGAAGGCCTATCCTGGTCTTGAGGGCACCGTATTAGCGACGTCACGGGAGACGTTCCTCACGGCGCGTGACGGAAAAGAGTTTTCTGCATTCCTGACTGTTCCGAACGATCGTGCCCCTCGTGAACTTCCGTTGATCCTGTTCCCCCATGGAGGACCGGCGTCGCACGGCCGTGACTGGTTCAATTATTGGACGCAATGGTTTGTGAGCCGTGGGTGGGCGGTGCTGGCACCGCGGTTTCGCGGGACCGAAGGGTATGGCGACGAGTTTCTTCGTACCGCGTTCCAGCGCTGGGGGTTGGAGATGCAGGACGATGTGACCGATGCGGTGCAATGGGCGATTCGCTCCGGCCTCGCGAGCGCACACCGGATCTGTATCGTCGGATCGGGATATGGAGGGTACGCGGCCTTGATGGGCGTGGTGAAGACGCCGGACTTGTATCGGTGCGCCGTCAGTTTGGGCGGGGTGACCGACCTGCCGCAGGTCGTGTCGAACAGCCGGTGGTACTTGAATCAGAAACCGGCCGCCGGGTTGCGGAGCGGTTCCTGGTGGAGCGACCGCGAACGGCTCCGCGACACGTCGCCCGTCGCTCATGCGAAGGAGATTCGCACCCCGCTACTCCTGATGCATGGCGCCATGGACCGAGCTGTGCCGGTGTCGCAGGGCCGCGACATGGCCGAGGCGCTCAAAGCCGCGAACGTGACGACCGCTCGATATGTGGAGCTCCCGTTCGCCGATCAGGTGCTGCGTCGTGAGCCGGATCGGATTGGCGTGTTCAAGGAACTGGAACAGTTTCTCACCTCTCACCTCGACTGA
- a CDS encoding porin family protein — protein sequence MKMSMRMKVATVLMFVGAALTFDAMPAGAEESEWNRGGLSIGPRFAAIDPKDGSSQPFGGAQARLHLGDILAIEASADARRNRSDGNTKVWTVPVQLSALVYLIPKGPISPFVLGGAGWYYTMVQSSDQLKDSQHRFGLHAGGGLQWWLSRGLSIDGTYRYLWIEQLESKNVALRDKTFDDSGHMFTVGLNFHF from the coding sequence ATGAAGATGTCCATGCGCATGAAAGTCGCCACGGTGTTGATGTTCGTCGGTGCAGCACTCACTTTCGACGCGATGCCTGCCGGAGCGGAAGAGTCAGAGTGGAATCGAGGCGGCTTGTCGATCGGTCCGCGTTTTGCCGCGATCGACCCCAAGGACGGCAGCTCCCAGCCGTTCGGCGGAGCACAAGCGCGGCTCCACCTCGGCGATATCCTGGCGATCGAAGCCTCGGCGGATGCGCGGAGAAACAGGTCTGATGGCAACACCAAGGTCTGGACGGTCCCCGTGCAACTCTCCGCCCTCGTCTATTTGATTCCAAAGGGACCGATCAGCCCGTTTGTGCTGGGGGGCGCCGGCTGGTACTACACCATGGTGCAATCGTCGGATCAACTCAAGGACTCCCAGCATCGATTCGGTCTGCATGCCGGCGGAGGGCTACAGTGGTGGCTCAGTCGAGGCCTTTCCATCGATGGTACGTATCGATACCTGTGGATCGAGCAGCTCGAATCCAAGAATGTGGCCTTGAGAGACAAGACCTTCGACGATAGCGGGCACATGTTTACGGTCGGATTGAACTTCCATTTCTGA
- the exbB gene encoding TonB-system energizer ExbB, which translates to MAGLKEAVEYGVIGLLIGLSLWAVAVAIERWWCYRNIDVRGFASIEECEIALTRRLVVIGTVAANAPYIGLLGTVLGIMLTFHTMGTSGALAVTTIMIGLSLALKATAAGLVVAIPCVVMNNVLRRRVSELLAQYKADHGT; encoded by the coding sequence ATGGCAGGTTTGAAGGAAGCCGTAGAGTACGGCGTGATCGGGCTGTTGATCGGGTTGAGCCTGTGGGCGGTGGCCGTGGCCATCGAGCGCTGGTGGTGCTACCGGAACATCGACGTGCGAGGTTTCGCCTCGATCGAGGAGTGTGAAATTGCGTTGACCAGACGGTTGGTGGTGATCGGAACCGTGGCGGCGAATGCGCCCTATATCGGGCTGCTCGGGACCGTGTTGGGCATCATGCTTACCTTTCATACCATGGGGACGTCCGGCGCGCTGGCTGTCACCACGATCATGATCGGCTTGAGTCTCGCGCTGAAAGCGACTGCGGCCGGGCTTGTCGTCGCGATTCCCTGCGTCGTCATGAACAACGTGCTCCGGCGACGGGTCAGCGAATTGCTCGCACAGTACAAGGCCGACCATGGAACGTGA
- a CDS encoding biopolymer transporter ExbD: MEREVDQINVIPLVDIMLVLLVIVLTTATFITTGQIPVNLAKASSSSERHDRLIVVTVTAEGGLFVDDRAIGEQQLALALAPHPRHSPVLVRADKVTRLERFVGIVDHIRGLGFQLVSLEVIRA; encoded by the coding sequence ATGGAACGTGAAGTCGATCAGATCAATGTCATTCCGTTGGTGGACATTATGCTGGTGTTGCTCGTGATTGTGCTGACTACGGCCACCTTCATCACGACCGGACAGATTCCCGTCAATCTTGCGAAGGCAAGTTCGTCGAGTGAACGGCACGATCGACTGATTGTCGTCACCGTCACAGCGGAGGGCGGCCTGTTTGTCGATGACCGGGCGATCGGCGAGCAGCAACTCGCCCTTGCCCTGGCGCCTCATCCCCGTCACTCGCCGGTGCTGGTTCGCGCCGACAAGGTGACGCGGCTGGAACGATTTGTGGGCATCGTCGACCACATTCGCGGGCTTGGTTTTCAGCTGGTGAGTTTGGAAGTGATACGGGCGTGA
- a CDS encoding TonB-dependent receptor, which translates to MISVRVVQNGVVGTMLLCGMLLSPAWAQSDVPSSMSGTMESEAALRERLQHNVHEREQLLQQLEDLSRTRDETLPKDERPQLYRETTDAAAEGGASQETPVYELADISIVSKRVQKHPEGLAFSATPRSETDSQPTRTMKESMESLPGVILRSANGPRDFGVSIRGSGVKTTGVVRDLKFYEDGIGQTQSDGFSRLDMHDPWFMQSVEVTRGAASSLYDNAALGGMIHFKTRRGSDINGLETFLSGGSYGYQKYGVAIGREYGDVDVALFASQVSEDGYLRHSDYNTQTVNLNFRFKLGDKDNFYVKAVTNALNANVPTRLTLAQFNADSRQAGGTGLGNDPLRLAQRRLDRRTVIGGLYERQIDANTVFLLEADYDVRDINQTFTQINDAFYPNFKGYADLRHDGRLGEMPLRSYVGFFANNMEQESQTFENLGDFRGSRGTLVQNSRGTIRNIGGRLREELEFIPKWTLAAGVGFQQSQISVQTINYTAGALGSTPGADRTFYNWAPEVSLSWRPTEQYRHWVRASTGYSVPGFANLTTGLDGLAGTNFSIKPQKNYNFEIGTDSKLHSTFSVQLVGFWVLVKDEIITQVNSTTAGAFAINADSSQYRGIEASYDWRPSPGWRFSGAYTHIDAQYINFADQFRVNGAGPITQILRDGKQVPNVARDVLNFKEEYNHPSGWGGWFETTYWNSYFLNNNNTVGAPAYWLLNANLHKTVEFSPTSWFRFARFYLQLDNLADQRYVGSGGVIADSTPDANKTLFFAGYGRAIYGGVTLGMF; encoded by the coding sequence ATGATATCAGTCAGAGTCGTACAGAACGGAGTGGTGGGGACCATGCTCCTGTGTGGAATGCTCCTCAGTCCCGCGTGGGCCCAGAGCGACGTGCCGTCATCGATGTCTGGCACGATGGAATCAGAGGCGGCGTTGCGTGAGCGGCTTCAGCACAATGTGCATGAGCGGGAGCAGTTATTGCAGCAATTGGAAGACCTTAGCCGCACGCGCGACGAGACGTTGCCGAAGGACGAACGGCCGCAACTCTATCGGGAAACGACCGACGCGGCCGCCGAAGGCGGAGCCTCCCAGGAGACGCCCGTCTATGAGTTGGCGGACATCAGCATCGTGAGCAAACGGGTACAAAAGCATCCGGAGGGGCTGGCTTTCTCGGCGACCCCGCGTTCGGAAACCGATTCGCAACCGACGCGCACGATGAAGGAGTCCATGGAGTCGCTTCCTGGCGTGATCCTCCGATCCGCCAACGGTCCGCGCGATTTCGGGGTGTCGATTCGAGGGTCGGGTGTGAAAACGACCGGCGTCGTGCGCGATCTAAAGTTTTACGAAGACGGCATCGGCCAGACGCAATCCGACGGGTTCTCCCGCCTGGATATGCACGACCCCTGGTTCATGCAGAGCGTGGAAGTCACGCGCGGCGCGGCGTCCTCGCTGTATGACAACGCGGCGCTTGGCGGCATGATCCATTTCAAGACGCGGCGCGGTTCCGACATCAACGGCCTCGAAACGTTTCTGAGCGGGGGCTCCTACGGCTATCAGAAGTATGGCGTCGCGATCGGCCGGGAATACGGCGATGTGGACGTGGCCTTGTTTGCCAGTCAGGTTTCCGAAGACGGCTATCTCCGACATAGCGATTACAACACGCAAACGGTGAATCTGAACTTTCGATTCAAGTTGGGAGACAAGGACAATTTCTATGTGAAGGCCGTGACGAACGCGTTGAATGCGAACGTGCCGACGCGGTTGACACTCGCGCAATTCAACGCGGATTCCCGGCAGGCCGGAGGCACCGGGCTTGGCAACGATCCACTACGTCTGGCCCAGCGGCGTCTTGATCGGCGGACCGTCATCGGCGGTCTGTATGAACGCCAGATCGACGCCAATACCGTGTTTCTTTTGGAAGCCGATTACGATGTGCGCGACATCAATCAGACCTTCACGCAGATCAATGACGCGTTCTATCCCAACTTCAAGGGGTATGCGGATCTTCGCCATGACGGCCGTCTGGGAGAGATGCCGCTCAGGAGTTATGTGGGATTCTTCGCCAATAATATGGAGCAGGAATCGCAAACGTTTGAGAATCTCGGCGATTTCCGTGGGTCCCGTGGCACGCTGGTGCAGAACAGCCGCGGCACTATTCGCAACATCGGCGGACGATTGCGGGAGGAGTTGGAGTTCATCCCGAAGTGGACCTTGGCGGCGGGTGTCGGATTCCAACAATCGCAGATCAGTGTGCAGACGATCAATTACACAGCCGGGGCCCTCGGCTCGACCCCCGGAGCCGATCGCACCTTTTATAACTGGGCGCCGGAGGTTTCCCTGTCCTGGAGACCCACTGAACAGTATCGCCATTGGGTGCGGGCCTCGACCGGATATTCCGTGCCGGGCTTTGCCAATTTGACCACCGGCCTGGATGGATTAGCGGGAACGAATTTTTCGATCAAGCCACAGAAGAACTACAATTTCGAAATCGGGACCGACTCGAAACTTCACAGCACGTTCAGCGTCCAACTGGTCGGGTTTTGGGTGCTCGTGAAAGATGAAATCATCACCCAGGTCAATTCGACCACCGCAGGCGCCTTTGCGATCAATGCCGACTCCTCTCAATACCGGGGCATCGAGGCTAGTTACGATTGGCGGCCGTCGCCCGGCTGGCGTTTCTCCGGGGCCTACACCCATATCGATGCCCAATATATCAACTTCGCTGATCAGTTCAGAGTGAACGGGGCAGGCCCGATCACGCAGATTTTGCGGGACGGCAAGCAGGTGCCCAACGTGGCGCGGGACGTGCTGAATTTTAAGGAGGAGTACAACCATCCCTCCGGATGGGGCGGCTGGTTCGAGACCACGTATTGGAACAGCTATTTCTTGAACAACAACAATACCGTGGGGGCGCCGGCCTATTGGTTGCTGAATGCGAATCTTCACAAGACGGTCGAGTTCAGTCCTACCTCGTGGTTCCGCTTCGCGAGGTTCTATCTGCAGCTCGACAACCTCGCGGACCAGCGATACGTCGGCTCTGGCGGCGTCATCGCCGACAGCACGCCCGATGCGAATAAGACATTGTTTTTCGCGGGCTACGGGCGAGCGATCTACGGCGGCGTGACGTTGGGCATGTTCTGA
- a CDS encoding DUF4188 domain-containing protein, with product MSVRVDRRTVDLSAYPDLVVIYLGMRVNRLTGLKTLFGFGPQIARSVDANPEGLLLHENLLWSLAPPHVGMRQYWRDFASLERWARSDPHRQWWQAFLKNSGGTGFWHETYFMRGGMEAVYDDMVRDLGFLRFAPQQSARGSMYAARDRAKQAGDSSSPPPVDETRYYS from the coding sequence ATGTCAGTCCGCGTTGATCGGCGCACCGTTGATCTGTCCGCCTATCCTGACCTCGTTGTGATTTACCTGGGGATGCGGGTCAACCGGCTGACCGGCCTGAAGACGTTGTTCGGTTTTGGACCGCAGATCGCACGTTCTGTCGACGCCAACCCAGAGGGCCTACTCCTGCACGAAAACCTGTTGTGGTCCCTCGCGCCGCCACATGTCGGGATGCGCCAATACTGGCGAGACTTCGCCTCGCTGGAACGGTGGGCCCGGTCCGATCCACACCGTCAATGGTGGCAGGCGTTCTTGAAGAATTCCGGGGGAACCGGATTCTGGCACGAAACCTACTTCATGCGTGGCGGGATGGAAGCGGTCTACGATGACATGGTACGCGATCTCGGATTCCTGCGGTTCGCACCCCAGCAATCGGCGCGTGGATCGATGTATGCGGCGCGGGACCGTGCCAAACAAGCAGGAGACAGCTCCTCGCCACCTCCCGTGGATGAAACCCGCTATTACTCGTGA
- a CDS encoding helix-turn-helix domain-containing protein, whose amino-acid sequence MVEQPLLRVKEAAQLLQVSKWTVYRWVDEGRLHATKIGGGSLRIFRVSVTALVEGNRTDSRPHDTTLHLKAVPLSGRRATKR is encoded by the coding sequence ATGGTTGAACAGCCGCTGTTGCGCGTGAAGGAAGCGGCGCAACTGCTCCAGGTCAGCAAGTGGACCGTCTATCGTTGGGTCGATGAAGGACGGCTTCATGCCACGAAGATCGGTGGTGGCAGTCTCCGCATTTTTCGAGTCTCCGTGACAGCGCTGGTGGAAGGCAATCGAACGGATTCGCGTCCCCATGATACGACACTGCACCTCAAGGCGGTGCCGCTCAGCGGACGCAGAGCGACGAAACGATAG
- a CDS encoding tetratricopeptide repeat protein → MADCTKKSLQWIPLVLAAGMALCGVDGSWAAEPDAWEQLFADGVKAREAAHYTEAEHLLQRALREAEQVSLDDPRVATAANNLGLLYHDQGRLQEAQSLYTRALTIWEQQLGPEHEDVAAALNNLAEIAHVEGEWGRAETLYERVLSIERKVLGAAHPDVAISLNNLAELYRKQGRETAAESMYSLALILMEEARGMDPPDLGPVLNNLAVLYKGRGLYAWAEPFYLRALKMRRLRYGDEHPAVAMSLNNAACLYQAEGLYAWAQRYFDEALAIAERTSGPQASLTGTIVGNMAFLADEQGLWTQAQLLYQRALVIQQEQLGVHHPIVGLLVERYAHVLAFLGQPVEAGLFAARAASIRARVQPGAVRQGASASQGLAVGALTR, encoded by the coding sequence ATGGCTGATTGCACGAAGAAGAGCCTACAGTGGATACCCCTGGTATTGGCGGCCGGCATGGCCTTGTGCGGGGTTGATGGGAGCTGGGCTGCTGAGCCGGATGCCTGGGAGCAATTGTTTGCGGACGGTGTGAAGGCCAGGGAAGCGGCGCACTACACCGAGGCTGAGCACCTCTTGCAGCGCGCGCTCCGCGAGGCGGAGCAGGTCAGCCTCGACGATCCTCGCGTTGCCACAGCGGCCAACAATCTTGGATTGCTGTATCACGACCAGGGCCGTCTCCAGGAGGCGCAATCGTTGTACACCCGTGCGCTGACCATTTGGGAACAACAGTTGGGACCGGAGCATGAAGATGTTGCGGCGGCCTTAAATAATCTGGCGGAAATCGCCCATGTCGAAGGCGAGTGGGGCCGCGCGGAGACGTTGTATGAACGTGTACTCAGCATCGAACGCAAGGTGCTGGGCGCGGCGCACCCCGATGTCGCAATCAGCCTGAATAATCTGGCCGAGTTGTACCGCAAGCAGGGCCGAGAAACGGCGGCCGAATCGATGTATTCCCTGGCCCTGATTCTTATGGAAGAGGCCCGTGGGATGGATCCTCCGGATCTGGGACCTGTGCTCAACAATCTTGCTGTCTTGTACAAGGGGCGCGGTCTCTATGCCTGGGCGGAACCATTCTACTTGCGCGCGCTGAAGATGCGCCGCCTGCGATATGGCGATGAGCATCCGGCGGTGGCGATGAGTTTGAACAACGCCGCCTGCCTCTATCAGGCCGAAGGCCTCTACGCGTGGGCCCAACGATATTTCGATGAGGCATTGGCCATTGCGGAGCGGACGTCCGGCCCTCAGGCCTCTTTGACGGGCACGATTGTCGGCAATATGGCGTTTCTCGCCGATGAGCAGGGACTGTGGACCCAGGCGCAGTTGCTGTATCAGCGCGCGCTTGTGATTCAGCAGGAACAGCTGGGTGTGCACCATCCGATCGTCGGTTTATTGGTGGAGCGGTATGCGCACGTGCTTGCTTTCCTCGGGCAGCCGGTTGAGGCCGGATTGTTCGCCGCGCGGGCCGCATCCATCCGGGCAAGAGTGCAGCCTGGAGCCGTCCGGCAGGGTGCGTCCGCCTCTCAAGGCCTTGCTGTCGGTGCACTCACCCGATAG
- a CDS encoding cytochrome P460 family protein has protein sequence MSIRGAVALPRRASSNQSPNDSEGLNVAVVRLLSVALDLSGGWSSTPPTAILLIPFGYRDWPSVTSTVESRSGAHTLRFYVSPKALLTPEYESFPVGTVFVVESEPNSVATGSSGARPSVFAMEKCAGLTMHGEGVRQAESWVYASWDSAGRNARADHGRCGVCRLPWLTPADFR, from the coding sequence ATGTCGATCCGTGGTGCAGTGGCGTTACCGCGTCGTGCGAGTAGCAATCAATCGCCGAATGACAGCGAGGGCCTCAATGTGGCCGTCGTCCGGCTGCTGTCGGTGGCCCTTGATCTCAGCGGGGGATGGTCGTCGACTCCGCCCACTGCCATTCTGCTCATTCCATTCGGATATCGCGATTGGCCGTCTGTCACATCCACGGTGGAGTCGCGGAGCGGGGCTCACACTCTGCGATTCTATGTCAGCCCCAAGGCACTTCTCACGCCGGAGTATGAATCGTTCCCCGTTGGAACCGTCTTTGTGGTGGAGTCTGAACCCAATTCGGTTGCAACCGGGTCATCTGGAGCCAGGCCTTCGGTGTTTGCGATGGAAAAGTGTGCCGGCCTGACGATGCATGGCGAGGGGGTCAGACAGGCCGAGTCATGGGTGTATGCGAGTTGGGATTCTGCTGGCCGGAACGCGAGGGCAGATCATGGACGTTGTGGCGTCTGCCGGTTGCCCTGGTTGACGCCCGCCGACTTTCGATGA
- a CDS encoding Slp family lipoprotein: MKLLQGIGILWFVAILAACASSGDTLESPDGGQQAPPFAQIKATPESFRGQSLILGGQVLAARRMKDGTRIEVLQLPLNDSHQPTLDLSKSQGRFVAIQREFLDPATIPQGTFLTVTGELTGSITLPLDETDYTYPVIDIKSFRTWIPSQDSNMSRIRPYPYYSPFWHPYWGPYGRFPYYW, from the coding sequence GTGAAACTTCTACAGGGGATTGGCATTTTGTGGTTCGTTGCGATTCTGGCGGCCTGCGCCTCGTCCGGAGACACGCTTGAATCGCCCGACGGTGGCCAGCAGGCCCCGCCGTTTGCTCAGATCAAGGCCACCCCGGAATCCTTCAGGGGGCAGTCCCTTATATTAGGGGGGCAGGTGCTGGCCGCGCGACGCATGAAAGACGGCACGCGGATTGAAGTGCTGCAGTTGCCGCTCAACGACTCGCACCAACCGACGCTCGATCTCTCGAAATCACAAGGGCGCTTTGTCGCGATTCAGCGGGAGTTTCTGGATCCTGCGACCATTCCCCAAGGCACGTTCCTGACCGTCACCGGCGAACTCACCGGGTCCATAACGTTACCGCTCGACGAGACCGACTATACCTATCCGGTGATCGACATTAAATCGTTCCGCACCTGGATTCCATCGCAAGACTCGAACATGTCCCGCATCCGCCCCTACCCGTATTACAGTCCCTTTTGGCATCCCTACTGGGGGCCCTATGGGCGCTTTCCCTACTACTGGTAG
- a CDS encoding thioredoxin domain-containing protein gives MVKRRLWWGSVFMGLVAMVTFGPAGVAQAGKPELKGNFQVLNDEKSTHKPGKVQLVEFADFYCPHCHRFDGEGLAILEKEFGTKLEAVMVGYPVIPGKLPTAFDMYEQAKTMGKGSEMKRALFRTIHQDKIGIIDKSIREVLIREVGLNPAAFEEGLASAKPARAFEDGRKWGDRIKIQQTPTVLLDGNIKVEQIDPENLKVIIHSILEGDSTKK, from the coding sequence ATGGTGAAGCGTCGTCTGTGGTGGGGAAGCGTGTTTATGGGGTTAGTTGCGATGGTGACCTTCGGGCCGGCGGGAGTGGCGCAGGCGGGGAAGCCGGAACTCAAAGGCAACTTCCAGGTGCTGAACGACGAAAAGTCGACGCATAAGCCGGGGAAAGTGCAACTGGTTGAATTCGCCGATTTTTATTGCCCGCATTGCCACCGATTCGACGGCGAAGGCCTCGCGATTCTGGAGAAGGAATTCGGCACGAAGCTGGAAGCGGTCATGGTGGGGTATCCGGTGATCCCCGGCAAGTTGCCGACGGCGTTCGATATGTATGAACAGGCGAAGACGATGGGCAAGGGGAGTGAAATGAAGCGGGCCCTGTTCCGGACCATCCATCAGGACAAGATCGGCATCATCGATAAGTCGATCCGCGAAGTGTTGATTCGCGAGGTGGGCCTTAATCCAGCCGCATTCGAAGAAGGCTTGGCCAGCGCCAAGCCCGCGAGAGCCTTCGAAGACGGACGGAAATGGGGCGATCGTATTAAGATTCAACAGACACCCACCGTCCTGCTCGACGGCAACATCAAGGTCGAACAAATTGACCCCGAGAATTTAAAGGTTATTATTCACAGCATTCTTGAGGGTGACAGCACGAAAAAATGA